In Acidobacteriota bacterium, one genomic interval encodes:
- a CDS encoding sodium:solute symporter family protein — METWVVATSLISVYLLITLGVAVVANRHMTVDMEDFLLCGRRTGFIVLYLTVVATYHSAFAFLGSGGFFFTHGIGFWSAGAWTLLVGAATYVIGTRIWALGKAFGYITPADLLADFYESEAVRIAVAVVSVVFTILYIQVQALALGYIMDVATDGRVPFEIGVLIMLTVAVVHLMVGGLRAVYWTDVFQGAWMYVAIWAGALVLSFELFGGPVELWQRVTSERPDMLTLPGPEGFFTPGMWVGMVLTLSFGIIFQPHMMIRYYTAVDGKTLKLLGATTPIYLMTLYIPAALVGLGGALVMPELEQADRVFPELLFQHAPAWLTGIILAGAAAAAMSTLDSILHANMTVLTRDVYQRYIARGRSQAHYVFVGRAIVFVLLGVAFALSITESDLLVAIVTLSGAGALQLMPAIVGVCFPGRRSLSRAGVLAGLGAGLLTLALTLPLNLGFALPWGAHPLDMHGGLWGLFANTLLAVAVSAFTPGPSRETVARVHGEVERFVYGGEQLGR; from the coding sequence GTGGAGACCTGGGTCGTCGCGACGAGTCTGATCAGCGTCTACCTGCTGATCACCCTGGGCGTCGCCGTCGTCGCCAACCGTCACATGACGGTCGACATGGAGGACTTCCTCCTGTGCGGGCGGCGCACCGGCTTCATCGTCCTCTACCTGACCGTGGTCGCCACCTACCACTCGGCGTTTGCCTTCCTCGGCTCCGGGGGCTTCTTCTTCACCCACGGCATCGGCTTCTGGTCGGCCGGCGCCTGGACCCTCCTGGTTGGGGCCGCCACCTACGTCATCGGTACCCGCATCTGGGCGCTCGGCAAGGCCTTCGGCTACATCACACCGGCCGATCTGCTGGCCGACTTCTACGAGTCGGAGGCGGTGCGCATCGCGGTCGCGGTCGTTTCCGTCGTCTTCACGATCCTCTACATCCAGGTCCAGGCGCTCGCCCTCGGCTACATCATGGACGTGGCGACGGACGGCCGCGTGCCGTTCGAGATCGGCGTGCTGATCATGCTGACGGTCGCCGTCGTCCATCTGATGGTCGGCGGCCTGCGCGCGGTCTACTGGACCGACGTGTTCCAGGGCGCCTGGATGTACGTCGCCATCTGGGCCGGCGCGCTCGTCCTTTCCTTCGAGCTCTTCGGCGGCCCGGTCGAGCTCTGGCAGCGGGTGACGAGCGAGCGGCCGGACATGCTGACCCTGCCCGGTCCCGAGGGGTTCTTCACGCCCGGCATGTGGGTCGGCATGGTGCTCACCCTGTCGTTCGGGATCATCTTCCAGCCCCACATGATGATCCGCTACTACACGGCGGTGGACGGCAAGACCCTCAAGCTGCTCGGCGCCACGACGCCGATCTACCTGATGACGCTGTACATCCCGGCCGCGCTGGTGGGCCTGGGCGGGGCGCTCGTCATGCCGGAGCTCGAGCAGGCGGACCGGGTCTTCCCGGAGCTGTTGTTCCAGCACGCTCCGGCGTGGCTCACCGGCATCATCCTGGCCGGCGCGGCGGCCGCCGCCATGTCCACCCTGGACTCCATCCTGCACGCGAACATGACCGTCCTCACCCGCGACGTCTACCAGCGCTACATCGCCCGCGGGCGGAGCCAGGCCCACTACGTCTTCGTCGGCCGCGCGATCGTCTTCGTGCTCCTGGGGGTCGCCTTCGCGCTCTCGATCACAGAGAGCGACCTGCTGGTGGCGATCGTCACGTTGTCCGGGGCCGGCGCGCTGCAACTCATGCCGGCGATCGTCGGGGTCTGCTTTCCCGGCCGTCGCTCGCTGAGCCGTGCCGGGGTCCTCGCCGGCCTGGGCGCCGGGCTGCTGACCCTGGCCCTGACGCTCCCGCTGAATCTGGGGTTCGCGCTGCCCTGGGGCGCGCATCCCCTGGACATGCACGGCGGGCTCTGGGGTCTGTTCGCGAACACCCTGCTGGCGGTGGCCGTTTCCGCCTTCACCCCCGGCCCGTCTCGCGAGACCGTCGCCCGGGTCCACGGTGAGGTCGAGCGCTTCGTCTACGGCGGGGAGCAGCTCGGCCGGTAG
- a CDS encoding DUF1552 domain-containing protein → MISRRHLLQLGGLTALGAGWPGGALRALAQSPAQVRRMILISHCHGWPYATWKMRPEGVSESEPWSVDLEQLPETAFSRPLAPLYEHRRRILALDGLSLATAELDGGGNRHDRGWVHAWTGNNADFGARDTRSTSASLDQLVAAHVSRADRLPSLEVSVDAALEAGRPISYNSGGVRLPAENTPLRAWNRVFGPASSGDTVGAYRRSTLDFAYQEYRAVAARFDANDRARLESHFGLVDRLGHRLEGLATLSCDAPPRPAVSFDRYDLQFDAFADIIAAAFSCDITRVVSFSLGEMPTAEFGADHISDKVHKGIAHYIHEDVRKHDAMTNYAAYHGQQVARLVSTLESIPDAGGGSLMDNTLIVWGSELGDGWHGYRNYCPVLIGGSWAFDTGRYLHWPHETPAQMRVPNQVAPGGLTQFAGVPHQHLLVSIARAMGLDVNHVGLHHAYGQRGDHISLVGPLPGLRA, encoded by the coding sequence ATGATCTCGAGACGCCACCTGCTGCAACTCGGAGGGCTCACCGCGCTCGGTGCCGGCTGGCCGGGCGGCGCCTTGCGCGCGCTCGCCCAGAGCCCCGCTCAGGTCCGGCGCATGATTCTGATCAGCCACTGCCACGGCTGGCCCTACGCCACCTGGAAGATGCGCCCTGAGGGCGTCTCCGAGAGCGAGCCCTGGTCGGTCGACCTAGAGCAGCTCCCGGAGACGGCATTCAGCAGGCCCCTGGCTCCGCTCTACGAGCATCGTCGCCGCATCCTCGCCCTGGACGGCCTGTCCCTGGCCACCGCCGAACTCGACGGCGGCGGCAACCGGCACGACCGCGGCTGGGTCCACGCCTGGACCGGCAACAACGCGGACTTTGGCGCCCGCGACACCCGCTCGACGTCGGCCTCCCTCGACCAGCTTGTCGCCGCGCACGTGTCCCGGGCGGACCGGTTGCCGTCGCTGGAAGTCTCGGTCGACGCCGCGCTCGAGGCAGGCCGTCCGATCAGCTACAACAGCGGCGGCGTACGGCTGCCGGCCGAGAACACGCCCCTGCGCGCCTGGAACCGGGTGTTCGGACCGGCGTCCTCCGGTGACACGGTCGGCGCCTACCGGCGCAGCACGCTGGATTTCGCGTACCAGGAGTATCGGGCGGTCGCCGCGCGCTTCGACGCGAACGACCGCGCCCGGCTCGAGTCCCACTTCGGCCTCGTCGACCGGCTCGGCCACCGGCTCGAAGGCCTGGCGACCCTCTCCTGCGACGCGCCGCCCCGGCCCGCCGTCTCGTTCGACCGCTACGACCTGCAGTTCGACGCCTTCGCCGACATCATCGCCGCCGCCTTCAGTTGCGACATCACCCGCGTCGTCTCGTTCTCGCTCGGCGAGATGCCGACCGCGGAATTCGGCGCCGACCACATCAGCGACAAGGTGCACAAGGGCATCGCCCACTACATCCACGAGGACGTCCGCAAGCACGACGCGATGACCAACTACGCGGCCTACCACGGCCAGCAGGTCGCCCGCCTGGTCAGCACGCTGGAGTCGATCCCGGACGCCGGCGGCGGTTCCCTGATGGACAACACGCTGATCGTCTGGGGCTCGGAACTCGGCGATGGCTGGCACGGCTACCGCAACTACTGCCCCGTCCTCATCGGCGGCTCCTGGGCTTTCGACACCGGCCGCTACCTGCACTGGCCTCACGAGACGCCAGCCCAGATGCGCGTCCCGAACCAGGTGGCCCCCGGCGGCCTCACGCAGTTCGCCGGCGTCCCCCACCAGCACCTCCTCGTCAGCATCGCCCGCGCCATGGGCCTCGACGTCAACCACGTCGGCCTCCACCATGCCTACGGCCAACGCGGCGACCACATCTCCCTCGTCGGCCCTCTGCCCGGCCTACGGGCGTAG
- a CDS encoding PQQ-binding-like beta-propeller repeat protein, whose product MSSLGSRIVQGFCVLLAAVGGAAPAAAQHGTQGGEWRHFGGDSGSTRYAPLDQIDRDNFSQLEVSWRWESADFLLKDVTDKTPGPYRSMPLMIDGVVYIATNLGQVAALDPATGEELWRHDPRDWEIEQRGSLVQIRGIESWTDGSAERVLIATRGGRLVSIDTKTGKPDPVFGEEGVVDLMQGLLPGRANRNMNWTAPVTVVADTIVIGGTVFDFPHRNNNPPGDVRGFDIRTGKLKWTFHAVPREGEPYIETWENESWRKMGNTNVWSMMSADQELGYVYLPFGTPTNDYYGGDRHGDNVYAESVVCLDARNGEVVWHFQTIHHGVWDYDLASAPNLIDITVDGREIKAVAVVSKVAMTYVFDRATGEHVWPIVEAPVDYHSRIPGEELSRTQPFTTRPPPFETLGIDYDDLIDYTPELRAEALEVIRDYVIGPVFTPPIVHGEDGKRAYLQNPGPGGGANWTGASFDPETNILYVPSLTRPGAISLSAPDPARSDWRYSINRRPMPKVQGLPLLKPPYRRITAFDMNRGEMLWQVPLGEGPRDHPAIRHLNLGRLGTPPQDGVVTEGGVLVTKTLVISIEPIVDELGDRSANGSYLVAFDKATGELLARLEVERSLHGGPMTYMHEGRQYILIAGGGERPGPGTPVEAVAVAGATRPTPRHPPRKSELLAFALPP is encoded by the coding sequence ATGTCGAGTCTCGGTTCGAGGATCGTCCAAGGTTTCTGCGTCCTTCTGGCCGCTGTTGGGGGCGCGGCGCCGGCCGCGGCGCAGCATGGCACGCAGGGGGGCGAGTGGCGGCACTTCGGTGGCGACAGCGGCTCCACGCGGTACGCGCCCCTGGATCAGATCGACCGGGACAACTTCTCGCAGTTGGAGGTCTCCTGGCGCTGGGAGTCGGCCGATTTCCTGCTGAAGGACGTGACCGACAAGACGCCGGGACCGTACCGGAGCATGCCGCTGATGATCGACGGCGTCGTCTACATCGCGACGAACCTGGGCCAGGTCGCGGCGCTCGACCCGGCGACCGGCGAGGAGCTCTGGCGGCACGATCCGAGGGACTGGGAGATCGAGCAGCGAGGTTCGCTGGTCCAGATCCGCGGCATCGAGTCCTGGACCGACGGCAGTGCGGAGCGCGTCCTGATCGCCACCCGCGGCGGACGCCTGGTGTCGATCGACACGAAGACCGGCAAGCCGGATCCCGTGTTCGGCGAGGAGGGCGTCGTCGACCTGATGCAGGGTCTTCTGCCGGGCCGGGCGAACCGGAACATGAACTGGACGGCGCCCGTGACCGTCGTGGCCGACACGATCGTCATCGGCGGCACGGTCTTCGACTTCCCGCACCGCAACAACAACCCACCCGGGGACGTGCGCGGTTTCGACATCCGCACCGGCAAGCTGAAGTGGACGTTCCACGCCGTTCCCCGGGAGGGCGAGCCCTACATCGAGACCTGGGAGAACGAGTCCTGGCGGAAGATGGGCAATACGAACGTGTGGTCGATGATGAGCGCCGATCAGGAGCTTGGCTACGTCTACCTGCCGTTCGGCACGCCGACCAACGACTACTACGGCGGCGACCGCCACGGCGACAACGTCTACGCCGAGTCGGTCGTCTGCCTCGATGCCCGCAACGGCGAGGTGGTGTGGCATTTCCAGACGATCCACCATGGCGTCTGGGACTACGACCTCGCCTCGGCCCCGAACCTGATCGACATCACGGTCGACGGCAGGGAGATCAAGGCGGTGGCGGTCGTCTCGAAGGTGGCGATGACCTACGTGTTCGACCGGGCCACGGGGGAGCACGTCTGGCCGATCGTGGAGGCGCCGGTCGACTACCACTCGCGGATTCCGGGCGAAGAGCTGTCGCGGACCCAGCCGTTCACGACCCGGCCGCCGCCGTTCGAAACGCTCGGCATCGACTACGACGACCTGATCGACTACACGCCCGAGCTGCGGGCCGAGGCGCTCGAGGTGATCCGGGACTACGTGATCGGCCCGGTGTTCACCCCGCCCATCGTTCACGGCGAGGATGGCAAGCGGGCTTACCTCCAGAACCCGGGCCCCGGCGGCGGCGCGAACTGGACGGGCGCTTCCTTCGATCCTGAGACGAACATCCTCTACGTGCCATCGCTGACGAGGCCGGGCGCGATCTCCCTGTCGGCCCCCGACCCGGCGCGCTCGGACTGGCGGTACTCGATCAACCGCCGGCCGATGCCCAAGGTCCAGGGCCTGCCCCTGCTCAAGCCGCCCTACCGGCGAATCACAGCGTTCGACATGAACCGCGGCGAGATGCTGTGGCAGGTGCCGCTGGGGGAAGGGCCACGCGACCACCCCGCGATCAGGCACCTGAACCTCGGCCGGCTCGGCACGCCGCCCCAGGACGGCGTCGTCACCGAAGGCGGCGTCCTGGTGACGAAGACCCTGGTCATCTCGATCGAACCGATCGTCGACGAACTGGGAGACCGCTCAGCCAACGGCAGCTACCTCGTCGCCTTCGACAAGGCGACCGGCGAACTCCTGGCCCGGCTCGAAGTCGAACGCAGCCTCCACGGCGGCCCGATGACCTACATGCACGAAGGCCGCCAGTACATCCTCATCGCCGGCGGCGGCGAACGCCCCGGCCCCGGTACCCCCGTCGAAGCCGTGGCCGTCGCCGGCGCCACGCGCCCAACACCGCGCCACCCGCCCCGCAAATCCGAACTCCTCGCCTTCGCGCTACCGCCGTAG
- a CDS encoding DUF1592 domain-containing protein has protein sequence MKLDLRTILLLFCVAGLAQSAAAASPEPAGTDQTAPLALTPTEYNNTVADLLGFPRAGEQWPKRPPVADRISPRRAASKGVFSPPPPPDPWPWPFPDEPGADGFEGIAQGQSPSSYQVEELHLAGMHFGSFALLSPTFFDCSRWSELPAAEREACAATSILRFAERAYRRPLRDGERDRIEAFWQTQVAAEPIDEAVALTVAGILQAPAFHFKLKPDATGATRLDPWQLATRLSYFLWDSMPDEELFRAAGAGELGTLEGVERQARRMLDDPKARPAVVHFHHQWLGTDQVLLIAPARRAFGPRFGISRALRNARDDDTKWPAIMGPIRHSMRLETELFVEEAIFDRAGTFTELMTGNHGYMSRNTSPIYGATTATDEGRTAVTRQIEYVSVSVGRKKPLTLDPVVLDPTQRAGVLTLPSVLAIGAYAVQPGPIPRGVRVLERIACMEMGDPIEGVESALPPDALGVESTNRQRTAAATKPRECNSCHRRINPAGFAFEHYDAMGAWRAEDNGLPVDASGSLRLPGAEELTFTDGVEFAHELAASRRVRDCYALHWTRYALGNHLDRNAPGLEPIQERFRNNDSVRELLVSIATSELFRTGAPGPGSGVDG, from the coding sequence ATGAAGCTCGATCTCAGGACGATCCTGCTGCTCTTCTGCGTCGCCGGCCTCGCGCAGTCCGCGGCGGCTGCCTCGCCTGAACCGGCCGGGACGGACCAGACGGCGCCCCTGGCGCTCACGCCGACCGAGTACAACAACACCGTCGCCGACCTGCTCGGCTTCCCCAGGGCCGGGGAGCAGTGGCCGAAGCGGCCGCCCGTCGCCGACCGGATCAGCCCCCGGCGCGCCGCCAGCAAGGGCGTGTTTTCACCGCCGCCGCCGCCCGACCCGTGGCCGTGGCCGTTTCCGGATGAGCCCGGCGCCGACGGCTTCGAGGGCATTGCACAGGGCCAGAGTCCGTCTTCCTACCAGGTGGAGGAACTCCACCTCGCCGGGATGCACTTCGGATCCTTCGCCCTCCTCTCGCCGACCTTCTTCGACTGCTCGCGGTGGTCCGAACTGCCGGCCGCGGAGCGCGAGGCCTGCGCCGCCACGAGCATCCTCCGCTTCGCCGAACGGGCGTATCGCCGGCCGCTGCGCGACGGGGAACGCGATCGGATCGAAGCGTTCTGGCAGACGCAGGTGGCCGCCGAGCCGATCGACGAGGCCGTGGCGCTCACCGTCGCCGGCATCCTCCAGGCCCCGGCCTTCCACTTCAAGCTGAAGCCGGACGCCACGGGCGCCACGAGACTCGATCCGTGGCAGCTCGCCACGCGGCTGTCCTACTTCCTCTGGGACTCGATGCCGGACGAGGAGCTCTTCCGGGCGGCCGGCGCCGGCGAACTCGGCACTCTGGAAGGCGTCGAACGGCAGGCACGGCGCATGCTCGACGATCCGAAGGCCCGGCCGGCCGTCGTTCACTTCCATCACCAGTGGCTCGGCACGGATCAGGTTCTCCTGATCGCCCCCGCCCGCCGCGCCTTCGGTCCGAGGTTCGGCATTTCCCGAGCACTCAGGAACGCGCGCGACGACGACACGAAGTGGCCCGCGATCATGGGGCCGATCCGGCACTCGATGAGGCTGGAGACCGAGCTGTTCGTCGAAGAGGCGATCTTCGACCGCGCGGGGACGTTCACCGAGCTGATGACCGGCAATCACGGCTACATGTCGCGCAACACGTCGCCGATCTACGGCGCCACCACGGCCACGGACGAAGGACGCACGGCGGTCACCCGGCAGATCGAGTACGTCTCCGTATCGGTCGGACGCAAGAAACCACTCACCCTCGATCCGGTCGTACTGGACCCCACGCAGCGGGCAGGCGTGCTGACCCTGCCGTCCGTTCTGGCCATCGGCGCCTACGCCGTGCAACCCGGCCCGATCCCCCGCGGGGTGCGCGTCCTGGAACGCATCGCCTGCATGGAAATGGGTGATCCGATCGAAGGCGTCGAGAGCGCGCTGCCGCCGGACGCGCTGGGCGTCGAGAGCACGAACCGCCAACGGACCGCCGCCGCCACCAAACCGAGGGAGTGCAACTCCTGCCACCGCCGGATCAACCCGGCCGGTTTCGCGTTCGAGCACTACGACGCGATGGGCGCCTGGCGGGCCGAGGACAACGGACTTCCGGTCGACGCCAGCGGCTCGCTGCGGTTGCCGGGCGCCGAAGAGCTCACATTCACCGACGGCGTCGAGTTCGCGCACGAGCTGGCTGCCAGCCGACGGGTGCGGGACTGCTACGCGCTCCACTGGACGCGCTACGCACTCGGCAACCATCTGGACCGGAACGCACCCGGCCTCGAACCGATCCAGGAGCGCTTCCGCAACAACGACTCGGTCAGGGAGCTCCTCGTCAGCATCGCGACCAGCGAACTGTTCCGCACAGGCGCACCCGGGCCAGGCTCAGGAGTGGACGGATGA
- a CDS encoding ATP-dependent 6-phosphofructokinase, protein MKRIGISTGGGDAPGLNAVIRAVTLASIRRGWEVVGLLRGYGAFFDPSQIRILDRPAVRGTTHLGGTILGTRSGANPFERRVEQDDGSVVVEDLTEEAIAGFHRLGLDALVAVGGDGSMRLALKLHQHGIPVVGVPKTIDNDLAGTNVTFGFHTAVDVATAAIERLHSTADAHDRIFVVELMGRYAGWIALFAGVAATAQVILIPEIPYDMDEVCDHLMARERRGRRWAVVVAAEGARPVGGDFTWSKGVGGGPVERLGGVAERVAAEIHERTGKETRTVTLGHLQRGGQPIPYDRLIALRFGAAAVRQIEEGEFGVMVSLDPPTVRAVPLELAVSRMKSVPLEADVVATARDLGICLGE, encoded by the coding sequence ATGAAGCGGATCGGCATCAGCACCGGCGGCGGCGACGCGCCCGGCCTCAACGCGGTGATCCGGGCGGTGACCCTGGCCTCGATCCGCCGCGGCTGGGAGGTCGTCGGCCTCCTGCGCGGCTACGGCGCCTTCTTCGACCCCAGCCAGATCCGGATTCTCGATCGGCCCGCCGTCCGCGGCACGACCCACCTCGGCGGCACGATTCTCGGCACCCGCAGCGGGGCGAATCCGTTCGAGCGCCGGGTCGAGCAGGACGACGGCTCGGTCGTCGTGGAAGACCTCACGGAGGAAGCGATCGCCGGTTTCCATCGCCTGGGTCTGGACGCGCTCGTGGCGGTCGGCGGCGACGGTTCCATGCGGCTTGCGCTCAAACTGCACCAGCACGGCATCCCGGTCGTCGGCGTTCCGAAGACGATCGACAACGACCTCGCCGGCACCAACGTCACGTTCGGCTTCCACACCGCGGTCGACGTCGCGACCGCGGCGATCGAGCGGCTCCACTCGACGGCCGACGCGCACGACCGCATCTTTGTCGTCGAGCTGATGGGCCGTTACGCCGGCTGGATCGCCCTCTTCGCGGGCGTCGCGGCCACGGCCCAGGTCATTCTGATTCCCGAGATTCCCTACGACATGGACGAGGTGTGCGACCACCTGATGGCTCGCGAGCGGCGGGGCCGGCGTTGGGCCGTTGTCGTGGCGGCCGAAGGTGCCCGTCCCGTCGGCGGGGACTTCACCTGGTCGAAGGGCGTCGGAGGCGGTCCGGTCGAACGCCTCGGCGGCGTCGCCGAACGGGTCGCGGCCGAGATTCACGAACGCACCGGCAAGGAGACGCGAACCGTCACCCTCGGCCACCTCCAGCGCGGCGGCCAGCCGATTCCCTACGACCGCCTGATCGCCCTCCGCTTCGGCGCCGCGGCCGTCCGCCAGATCGAGGAGGGGGAGTTCGGCGTTATGGTCTCGCTCGATCCGCCGACCGTGCGTGCCGTGCCGCTGGAACTCGCCGTGAGCCGCATGAAGAGCGTCCCGCTCGAAGCCGACGTCGTCGCCACCGCCCGCGACCTCGGCATCTGCCTCGGCGAGTAG
- the eno gene encoding phosphopyruvate hydratase, giving the protein MTTNSTIISSVAGREVLDSRGNPTVEVGITLEGGAHGRAIVPSGASTGRHEAVELRDGDAGRYGGKGTTAAVAHVNGEIAGAVRGLDAADQPELDRLLLKLDGTPNKSRLGANAVLGASLAAAHATASARGLPLYAAIGGNDARTLPVPMLNILNGGQHAAGSTDFQEFMVMPTGAGSFAEGLRWGVEIYHRLRAILHDRGFSVAVGDEGGFAPALGGNERAVEVILEAIEAAGRRPGEDIRIALDPATSELYDEATGRYRLPIEGREVESGELVDLWADWCRRYPIISIEDGLAEDDWAGWRELSERLGRAVQIVGDDLLVTNIDRIDRAIEERACNALLCKVNQIGSLSESAAAVERSRAAGWGVVMSHRSGETEDTTIADLAVAWNTGQIKTGAPARSDRVAKYNQLLRIEEELGDRAVYPGVGAFPVKNPAG; this is encoded by the coding sequence GTGACGACGAACTCCACCATCATCTCCTCGGTCGCCGGCCGCGAAGTACTCGACAGCCGCGGCAACCCGACCGTCGAGGTCGGGATCACCCTCGAGGGCGGCGCGCACGGCCGTGCCATCGTCCCCAGCGGCGCCAGCACCGGCCGGCACGAAGCGGTCGAGTTGCGCGACGGCGACGCCGGACGCTACGGCGGCAAGGGAACGACGGCCGCGGTCGCGCACGTCAACGGTGAGATCGCCGGCGCCGTCCGCGGCCTCGACGCTGCCGACCAACCCGAACTCGACCGCCTGCTGCTGAAACTCGACGGTACGCCGAACAAGAGCCGCCTCGGCGCGAACGCTGTGCTCGGCGCCAGCCTCGCCGCCGCGCACGCCACGGCCTCCGCGCGCGGCCTGCCGCTCTACGCGGCGATCGGCGGCAACGACGCCCGCACCCTGCCGGTGCCGATGCTGAACATCCTGAACGGCGGCCAGCACGCCGCCGGTTCGACCGACTTCCAGGAGTTCATGGTCATGCCGACGGGCGCCGGCTCCTTCGCCGAGGGCTTGCGCTGGGGTGTCGAGATCTACCACCGGCTGCGCGCGATCCTCCACGATCGCGGCTTCTCCGTCGCCGTCGGCGACGAGGGCGGCTTCGCGCCCGCGCTCGGCGGCAACGAGCGGGCGGTCGAAGTCATCCTCGAAGCGATCGAAGCCGCCGGGCGGAGACCCGGCGAGGACATCCGGATCGCTCTCGATCCGGCGACCAGCGAGCTCTACGACGAAGCCACCGGCCGCTACCGCCTGCCGATCGAAGGCCGGGAAGTGGAGAGCGGCGAACTCGTCGACCTCTGGGCCGACTGGTGCCGCAGGTACCCGATCATCAGCATCGAGGACGGACTCGCCGAGGACGACTGGGCCGGCTGGCGCGAACTCTCCGAGCGACTGGGGCGCGCCGTCCAGATCGTCGGCGACGACCTCCTCGTGACGAACATCGACCGGATCGACCGGGCAATCGAAGAACGCGCCTGCAACGCCCTGCTGTGCAAGGTGAACCAGATCGGCTCGCTCAGCGAGAGCGCGGCCGCCGTCGAGCGCAGCCGTGCCGCCGGCTGGGGCGTCGTGATGAGCCACCGCTCCGGCGAGACGGAGGACACGACGATCGCCGACCTCGCCGTCGCCTGGAACACCGGCCAGATCAAGACCGGCGCCCCCGCGCGCAGCGACCGCGTGGCGAAGTACAACCAGCTCCTGCGTATCGAGGAAGAACTGGGTGACCGGGCCGTCTACCCAGGCGTGGGCGCGTTTCCGGTCAAGAACCCGGCCGGTTGA
- a CDS encoding MBL fold metallo-hydrolase, whose protein sequence is MRHALRLTIRTAVAAAAVFAAGSLSAQEWTTTTDTHRFMEVRNGIWLTQTTAQVFNSNALVIVNDEDVILVDSHVTPAKARDLIASIPAITDKPVTTLINSHFHWDHAHGNQEFADIPIIGHEYTRMKMATAPLEEPTYVTGINGNAATLERLAEQIEAAEDEEERAGLEAYRSMFAAHAADFDEIDPLPPDVTMNEKMTLFRGGREIQIMFVGRAHTGGDTVIYFPQDKLVFTGDMLFGGPSFMGDGYVDEWAETLENLKALDFDIVVPGHGPPLNDLSAIEKSQEYYRVLWERTAEKHAAGVPAEEVSGALDLSATAFPQRQPSDVEVRRMYHRMENPD, encoded by the coding sequence ATGAGACACGCTCTTCGACTGACGATTCGTACGGCAGTTGCCGCGGCCGCGGTGTTTGCGGCGGGTTCGCTGTCGGCCCAGGAGTGGACCACGACGACCGACACTCACCGCTTCATGGAGGTCCGGAACGGCATCTGGCTGACCCAGACCACGGCGCAGGTGTTCAACAGCAACGCCCTCGTGATCGTCAATGACGAGGACGTGATTCTCGTGGACTCCCACGTGACGCCGGCCAAGGCCCGCGACCTGATCGCCTCGATCCCGGCCATCACCGACAAGCCGGTGACGACGCTGATCAACTCCCACTTCCACTGGGACCACGCCCACGGCAACCAGGAGTTCGCGGACATCCCGATCATCGGCCACGAGTACACGCGGATGAAGATGGCGACGGCGCCGCTGGAGGAGCCGACGTACGTCACCGGCATCAACGGCAACGCGGCGACCCTCGAGCGGCTCGCCGAGCAGATCGAGGCGGCCGAGGACGAGGAGGAGCGCGCGGGGCTCGAGGCCTACCGGTCGATGTTCGCCGCTCACGCCGCCGACTTTGACGAGATCGACCCGCTGCCGCCCGACGTGACGATGAACGAGAAGATGACCCTGTTTCGCGGCGGCCGGGAGATCCAGATCATGTTCGTGGGCCGCGCCCACACCGGCGGAGACACCGTCATCTATTTCCCGCAGGACAAGCTGGTCTTCACCGGCGACATGCTGTTCGGTGGACCGTCCTTCATGGGCGACGGCTACGTCGACGAGTGGGCCGAGACGCTGGAGAACCTGAAGGCCCTGGACTTCGACATCGTGGTTCCCGGGCACGGCCCGCCGCTCAACGACCTGAGTGCGATCGAGAAGTCGCAGGAGTACTACCGCGTCCTCTGGGAACGGACAGCGGAGAAGCATGCGGCGGGAGTGCCAGCCGAAGAGGTCTCCGGCGCGCTCGACCTGTCCGCCACGGCGTTTCCGCAGCGGCAGCCCTCCGACGTGGAGGTGCGCCGGATGTATCACCGCATGGAGAACCCGGACTGA